The Anopheles maculipalpis chromosome 3RL, idAnoMacuDA_375_x, whole genome shotgun sequence genomic sequence TGGTGttcttttgcattgttttttttatagtgtttttgttatgcttttcGATAAAAAGTGGGTTCGCTAGTGCGCTCACTGCCTTACACGTACCCGCTAGATTCCAGCTTTAAGGCCGCTTCATACGTCGGTAAACCGGTGTTGTCGATGATTTGACTCATATCTAACCGTACCAGACCGTTCTCGTTCAGCAAACTTCTGATACCGGATGGTGGTCGTTGGTCGGCAGTGGCGTTCGTCGCCATGTTACCGTTCGTGTGATCTTCCACCGTTGATGCCGGTTCCTCGGGACAGTAACTGTCGGGCTGATTGCAACACTGATTGGATGACGTGTTTGGACACTGATGAATGATGTCACGCGTCTCGCTTGCGGGAGTGTCCCCATGATCCATCGGGcttatcgtcgtcgtcgtcgatgaATCGATAATGATGTTATTATTCTCACTGTTTACATTTGTGCCGAGTGTAGCCGCACGGCTCCACGTCTGGTAGTCCTCTTCGCCAATTATTGGCGAAGAGCTGTTGGTCGGTGAATCGGGTGCAATGGTGCCGATCGAGTAACGCAGGTTTTTGGTTTCATTAGCTATGCTGTTACcattgttgccgttgttgttatTCATGGTATCCGTCTGCCGGGTGGGACCGGCAGTGGACCCGACGGATGAAGCAGATGCCACCATCATCTGCATTGTCAGCATGTCAATGTCAACTGTAGCCGTCGTGGAGTTGGTGGTGCCTGCGGTACCACTATCGTCGATGGTATTGTTTCGATTGACGTCGTTGTGCCCACCACCGTTGGTATGAGGCGGCGTTGACTCAATGCTGATAGTCTCATAATCGACTAGGAGTGTCTCGTTATGTGTCAGTTCGATCGGATCCACCGGGGGACGGCACGAGGGCAGTATCTGCACAACCGGTGAGGTTGATGAATCCCTAGAACCCTCGACAAAGTAACCACAATTACGACAGTAAATTGGCGGTACTACTTGTCCAGCGTTGCCGGCAGCATCTTCTTCACCAGCACCGCCAGCGGGGCGACTAATGGAGCTATATCCACCGCTGGACGCTGTGGGACAGCTGCAACTAGCTGTCTCGTCATCGTCCCGATGGGTATCGCGCCATTCCGGCACATGGCCACTTCGACACAGAGGTTCACCAGCAGGATCATCACTGTAAGTGCGTTCATTTGACATCGATACGCCACATCTCCGTTGGGATCGTCTTGCCGACGTCTTCGGCAGCAGTGGAGTCGTTGCGGCAGATCCCGGACAGACCGATTGTTTATCGCACTCGTGCGACTCTGGATCGGAGCAACTGCTGTGGGAGGATGGACCGGCAGTTGGTCGCGTGTCGGTCGCCAGGGTGCGCTTGCGGCGAGAAACACTTGCTAATAGTTCGTCCTGTGCAACTACGGTATCGTAGGACGGTGGTGGACCATTCGGGTACGGTGTGTACTGGTAatggtgctgttgttgctgttgctgttgaagctgctgctgttgatgataaTGTTGATGGTAGGGATACTGGGGATGGTGTCCGGTATGATTTATAGCGCTCGTGACCATCGGTAGCGACTGATAGTCACCGGTCGTACTGCTCCCATCCATAAAGAATCCACCCGTCCCGGAGGGTGGTGGATCGTagcactgcaaaaaaaaaaaaggcaaaaggaaAAGTTCTTAATCTTTTGTTGTGGCAATGACAGTGTAAGACGGGTCAGAAGATTATGGTGAAAACtgtatagaaaataaaaaaggaaaaaccctCCCCTTGCCGCTGCAAGTTCATTTTATCAACACAGATGCACTTAACGAGTAAAGATGGTTAAGATGCAACCTACTTTGAACCGCGTTGAAGTTAAGGTGCCAAATGACACCGACACAACCCACCGGGTTGAAGGTGATCCGAGAGCAAACGTACAATAAGGAAGCATGGTGCAATGGTTGGTGAGCTCCCGGAGCGGACATTTTTGTGATGcacataaattaattaaactacTTTGTgtctgcagtttttttttattcgcggCAAGACGGCTACCTTCACCGCTAGATACATACTGCTAGAGAAGATGGTAAAACTCTTCTACCTTTCCGACGAGGATTATACCACCCGTGTGCGCGAGCTCGGAAAAACAGCTTAATGAAATACACCGGGACACTTGTCGTAAACAGggcaattaattttcattaccaCGTTTCTCTCACCACATACTCCTTTCTCCCTGGAATCTTGCCTGTTTGCCTCTTGGTAGCTTTTACGGGGAAATTTTGTGGCACACCCGCCGCACTGTATGCGTTTAATTTCTTGATTAAGATTATTCGATTTGTTGATTGAATATTTAAGCctactcccaaaaaaaaaaaaaaaacccgtcacACACTATACGTGGAGTGCCATTTggtcgtttcgttttgtggGTGACATGTTTTCCCTTCACCACCACAACGATTCCTACCCTCTATACATCCTCCACCGGCGAGAGCCTTTCACCTAGCAGTGATTTGtgtcgtttcgttttgtcgAATTTTGGATGGGATGTTAGAATTTATCGCCCGATCGGTCAGTTATGTCGTTTGAATGGGATTTTTGGCTTTGCTTTATTATTCCTGGTGCTTGTAGTTACTTTGCGCACGCTAAATTGTGTGGCCTAGTGTTAGTAGCAGGCAGCTATTAATGGTGCAAACAAGGAAAAAGTGGAGCTGCCAAACGGCATCGATGTATCGTGCGTAGCGGGAATTTCCTTccgaaattgaattaattttgtttttgagatttattgatttttttctctcttgtgttgctaaatgtaaattaaatctACTTTAGCAGTTTAACTAGAAAGGTGTTAGATCTCCATTAAAAACTGCTTTTTTactaaaaactatttttttcagtcgcttaatttttaaatattatttctaaAGCACACCTTCAACTCTCCTTTATTACAACACAATGAattgattggatttttttttcaattaatagCAAAACTTCGTAACCCATCGTAAGTTTCGAAAGTTCCAGCCACCTTTCAAAATGGCCTCCGGGGCAACGATATCGCAACCGTGTCGGAAGCTTTTCCCCCCAACCCAAAAGGCGTAATGTaatcattttacaattttgtatcgatttttacaaccacacacacacacacgttgaaTGCCCGCTTTGTGGTTCTTTTGATCGGAAAGAAAGCTTTTGCTAACTTTTCTGCGAATCGAACCCtcataaaaaggaaaatgacatGAAGGACCTCTCCTTGCCAAGGGTTTAAGGATGTGGTACCCAGAACTGCACCTCGGAACGAAGTGGTAAAGGCGCAACGTTCTTCGCTCTCGGTCGTTTCGCGCATGCAGGCGATTATAAATGTTTAATGGAtcccaaaaatatcacatccGCTGACCCAGTTAATGCTGGTGTTCGCGTGAAAGGTGAAGAGTGAATAGAGACATCTATCTTGGCGATTGATTTTATTCGATTCCGAACGTTTCTTCTCGACGTCTTGCTATGCAACACGAGAAGCTAGAGAAGACAGTAAATTGGCACTTAAAcatttcttcgattcgattttttcGCTTCTGCCATTCAGCTTAGCTTGATCTTGTTTGAGCCAGGGGTTCGTGGGCTAAATGGGATTTTTGTCTGGGCAGAGGAATTAGTAGAGAACTATAATACTGTACCCACCTGTTCCACGCTGTAGATTTCCATGTTTGCCTCCGTTTCGAGCCACTGCTGACGATAGATGGAGTTGGAGCGCTTTTTAATGTTCCggtggcagcagtagcagacGAAGCACACTACCGTAATGACCACGGACAGCATGGCGctgaaagaaagtgaaaaatgttgtggaatttttgttagttgaaatttgatttttatatttctgtttGATATTTATCCTGGTCATCGCCACCAATTTTTTATTGGCAAGAAACTGtaagccgtttttttttaaaagatgaAGCACTTTTTGCTGATTTGGTCCATACGCTACAACGTCGCCTTATGATCTACCATTACTGCCTTTCCTTGAATCTAGTTTACCCGTAGCTCGATAGTCAGTCCATTCCTTTCCATTCCTTCGACTTTTTCCATTCCTAGCTGTAACCCTACTTTACCTTTTGCTTACTGTATCACTGGTATTTCAGGCTCCCCTTGTCCCATGTCCCAGCCTTCCCCTTGCGTATATCCTTTCGATAGCCACAACAAGAAGCTATGCTGTTCTGAGATAAATAGTATCATTCCATTCCGCATGCGATAACCTACCTATCACTATCTGTACAGAATTGTAGATATAatcaaaagcacaaaaaaatcctGTAGAGATTATGAACCAACGGGTCAAGCAAATCGTGAGACTCCCTACTCAGTAATGATACTGTATGATTTACAACACTGATTACTATATCAATTTCGGATACGCTTAGATCTACTGCACCATGGTCCACAGCGACTACCATTCCTATGTGGACTCTGCCCACGTTCCATTACTTCTTCGATTGAGGATGTCGCTATGGTCGCGATGGCTCGATAACGTCACACGATTCTCTGCTCTGTGTATAAGAAATATTCTTACCATGTTTTCAATTCATCTTAAAATattggttaatttttttataattattaccTTAGCTACATCACCAAACTGttctttcaaaattttggTGCCGGAAGCTAAATAGTTTCACTTCGTTCTCAGCTGCACAACTGCAAACCTATTCctttgtttacaaatttccAGAAAcctatcacaaaaaaaaaatcacagtaTATTTATTAACCGTTCTTTGGAAATTCTACGATCATCATAAATAAGGTGAGAAATCAATGAACTTTCACGACGATGATAACGTAACAACTTTGATGTTGTCGATCGCTGGGATTCTGCAAAGAAGCGTTGCAAGTACATCTCGTTTACAACCACGATAAGCGCTGTACAAgaatgatttctttttattttccgatGAATTTACTACAGGACTCCCGACTACACGCTGTGAGCCTTCTGAGTGGAGAGGCTCGCCAACACAAGTACTAGACGGTGGATTACATCGGAAAACTTTGTCAGCAAAAGTTCGGCAAAAGCAGCTTGCCAACGCTGATTACGCTATGATAATAAATCCGCAACTCCCTTGTTGACCAAATTCCTTGCTTTATGGCTTGACCCGGTGTGGCtgtgggttttattttacgaTTGAAAAGCGCTCTAATCTTTACGAGTGTAAATATGAAGCGCTCGCTGTCGTCTCACCGCAAGTGCAAATGATGCGTTTATCGGTTGGGTGgtaattttatgcttttgtgtgtttttttatctgcTCTTTCTTCCTGGTTCTCTCGCTCTGTCTGTCTCTATCCGGCGTACTGATCAAGTGCGCCCAACAAGATGTTATTGTACTGTCGCTAAACAGTAGCAAAATGCGCAAGGTCGAACATGAAGAATGTACTATTGCCTAATGCAAAATAGCGGCAGGAAAATGCTGCCAAGGCAGAGAAAGCACAACCCTCGCGAACAATGCATTTCTTGAATGGGCATATGAATGGGAATTGTACTAAAAGAGGGGGAGGgttcggtgtgttttttttttctttttggactCTGACTGAGTAacttattgtttgtttggcaTTATTTTTTCAACCGATACATACGGCTGTTAGACGGTTGACAAGATTTCGAAatgtaaaatcattttttcaatTGTCGTATCTGGTGGAACTATTTTCAAATAATATGACATTTTGTCTCATAAAAACCGTTGCgccattaaaatgaaaaagcaaagcaaataaCAATTATTCTCCTACGACGATGGAACCATCTGGCCAAGAACTGTGCATAAGTTCATTACTGGTTATGACAGGTAATAAGTTTTTATTGTCTCTTGCCCAGctagctgctgctggctcATAGTTAACTTGAACCTCAGTTCAGTCCAGTGcagaaagaacaaaataaaaatcgttttccatttgttttgtctACTCTCAGTTTTTGTACCACAATACACTTGTCTGACTGATCTTTGTGATGACGGAAGTGAAATTGAATTCAGCTTGTCgggaaaaaaagtgaaatacaCACATTTCTAGCTTACCTGCTGGGTCACATGTATTTCCGTATCATTTTATAATAGTGTTGCAAATTGTGTTTCTGtacattttttccacttcaTTTATTTAGCATGGAACGACTGGAAAGGCAAGCACAAAAACGGTTCTCCTTTGTACGCAAGAAATAGTGCAGAACTAATCCGCGGATGGAATGGTCACACTTTTACTCGAAATGTTTGGAAAGGAGAAAACACTACCGAACAATTCTGCTTCTTAGCAAAACAATTTCGATGATCACACTCGAAAGCACTTGCTTTAATTcttttgagggtttttttccccttcgcCTTTTCCCTCTTCATTTAAGATAAGTTTTCCCTGTACCCTGTTCCCTGTGTGCCCTACAGGTAAGAAGGGACCTTTTTTGTCGTTGCTCCAGAAGAAAATGctgtgaaattgattttttgtttagttcgGTTCGAGTTTCCCTAAAACCGATTGGTAAAAAAGGAAGGAGCGCGTGTACTTGTTGCAGAAAATGTTTCctaagaaggaaggaaagaaacattGTTGAGAGTATGAAAAGTTTTTTCGTTCGGTGGAcgaaaggttttattttgttgtcatGATTTGGGGTCGAATGGTCGAACTTGCACTTGTTTGTTAAAGTTGTTCGATAATTTGCTATTTTTGGGTGCAAATGTTAAGGAGAATATAtactataaaaaaagaaagttttgaacaaaaatcTTCTAAAAGTGAAGATGAACCGCTTTCTCTTCTCTCTTTGTTGTTGATAGTTAGAATTTCATCCGTTCAAATAAAGCCTTCAAACAAGAATAGATGTAAAGCCACAAATTTTTGCCCCATTTCCCACCCTCAAACGTGGAAATTGATTGTAaatttactaaaaaataaaaaatgaactcTCAACAAACCAAAAGCACCGAAGTGACCGATGCCCTAACTTATTTTATTCTCATTCAATCGCAACAAACTGAACCAAGAAGCTACAAATGGAACGcaaattttgcttttcttcgtaCATTAGTGATACTTTATCGAAGTgggaaaaaactttttttttctctcttttctacAAAACTTGcaacttttgttttgcaaggGTGTCAAACCGGCTTGGATAGCTTGAGGGCTAATTGTTGCGAAAGATGTGTAAGGCCGCCGCTCAAACCCAGACAAAGAAAAGTGCCAATCAATCGTGAGGAAATTGCATTATACGATTAAAAACTTttgtttgaaggtttttgttttcttaaattATACTTTTAAGAAGAAgtatattttgttaaaattactTAAAGGTTTAAACAGGGATGGTATTTATACTTCAGATTGATCATAATCCAGCTTGATATGTTGGAGtacctaaaaataaaaaaaattatgttttcttcGTAGCTAAGTATTCGGCTCTGAGTGTTCGGAGCGTTCGCCTGGATGTATGcaacgcattttttttaaacaattatcCTTCCTGCAACAACGGCTCAAGGATTTCTAGGGTATGTTTGAGCCTGACATGGGCCAAAAAGTGTCAAAACTGTCCTTTTTTAAAACCAAACATAATGATTGCATACTTGTGGGCGCTGCTGGCGCAGtgcaaaaagttaaataaaggATTGTAGCATGAAAATGAACGATTAATTCTATTAACCTCATTAAAACTTTAACCATTCATCATGTTTAGCTTATGAAGTTAAAGTTAAATTATCTTGTATCtataaatttatcaaatcccgagaaaaaaaatctaccattATGCTAGCGAAAGTGTAAACTATTGCACGTCCGACCGCGcttttgcaaataaaagatAAATCACTTAATTGATAGCAAACGATCGGCAGCAAACAGGACAGCAAACTGAAAGCAAATCGTTCGTGCAAACACTAGTTCAATTATGTACTAATCGAATCGATCGTGATTATCGTGCCGCCAGCGCACACCTCGCTACATACGGTGGCCAGTACAGCGCCGAAGACATTCAGAACAAGCTTAATCCTTCGCACCATTGAGCGCATTAGAACCGGGTCGGGGCGGGAAAGGGTGACACTGGGTTTGGTTCTCTTTTCTTGTCCAGAATTTACCGTCCAATGGAAGTGCTAGTGACGTTGAAAGTAGTAAAGTagaggaagaagcaaaaaaaaaatccgaccagCTAGAAATGTACCGTACCGTGCAGaatgttttctaattttcattatttcatttCCCATATGTTTGTCACTTTTACGTTATagcttttgccttttttttcatctttccttttccttcttgtgGACACTTTTTCCTCGCTTTTCTTCAAATAATAAACTAAGAGTCCACCATCGTTATCACTTCCGGGGGTGCGGAACAACACTAAATGAGAACTTTTTCAACCCCCGGACTCCCACTTCTTTCCTTTTGATTGCAAATGGTTTCTAGAATCTCTAGTTTGGAATCGCTAAAGGAGGAGGAGGGCAAGAAAAAATCGCCTCcgggggagggaaaaaaagcataccgACCTGCATCCAGCTACAAACTGCATACATCCGGTCCGGAGTACGGTCGCTTTATCGAAGAGTGGgttggaaaagggaaaaactctCCACTCCTCCGGAAAGCCAATGGTGCTGCATCGTCAACCTGGAACACCGGGGACGTGCAAGGCCATACCGGAGCTTGCCACGGCGTCGGCCCGAACCAAGGTGACCGAGGTGAAATCACGGCAAACAGCTCGCGGCAATCGAAGGAAACCATAAACCATCGAAAGCTTTATACAGTTTGGTTGGGTggaaccaaaagaaaaaaaaatggcatggCAACTTTAGCTTTAGCAGGATATGTTCTATATTCCCGGTTTTCTTCATTTGCTCATTTGCTCTTTACTgatggggtggtggtggtggaggtacTTCTTTCGCCTTGAGAGTGGAAGCCGGATGGATACAGCCTTATCTGTACATTTATCGGTGCAGCAAAtgaggatgtgtgtgtgtgtgtgtgtgagggaggGTGAAAAATGGCGGATGTGAAAAATGTGTCGACCGGTCCTTAGCTAAATTACATGTCAAGAGAGTGTAATTATAAAGCTGCCGAGTGAAATCACTTCCGTTCTACATGGTCTTATTGCATTTTCTCTCTCATTCggtgcgtttgtgtttttggttgacGTTTGAAT encodes the following:
- the LOC126561825 gene encoding uncharacterized protein LOC126561825, whose translation is MSLKRLAVISAVGSHNSFNNQTISYVSSYSGASGSVEQSIVVGHATGNAGNVRTSGGHHQGLQTMRPGANLHGNVNIMLGGAMLSVVITVVCFVCYCCHRNIKKRSNSIYRQQWLETEANMEIYSVEQCYDPPPSGTGGFFMDGSSTTGDYQSLPMVTSAINHTGHHPQYPYHQHYHQQQQLQQQQQQQHHYQYTPYPNGPPPSYDTVVAQDELLASVSRRKRTLATDTRPTAGPSSHSSCSDPESHECDKQSVCPGSAATTPLLPKTSARRSQRRCGVSMSNERTYSDDPAGEPLCRSGHVPEWRDTHRDDDETASCSCPTASSGGYSSISRPAGGAGEEDAAGNAGQVVPPIYCRNCGYFVEGSRDSSTSPVVQILPSCRPPVDPIELTHNETLLVDYETISIESTPPHTNGGGHNDVNRNNTIDDSGTAGTTNSTTATVDIDMLTMQMMVASASSVGSTAGPTRQTDTMNNNNGNNGNSIANETKNLRYSIGTIAPDSPTNSSSPIIGEEDYQTWSRAATLGTNVNSENNNIIIDSSTTTTISPMDHGDTPASETRDIIHQCPNTSSNQCCNQPDSYCPEEPASTVEDHTNGNMATNATADQRPPSGIRSLLNENGLVRLDMSQIIDNTGLPTYEAALKLESSGYV